One genomic segment of Odocoileus virginianus isolate 20LAN1187 ecotype Illinois chromosome X, Ovbor_1.2, whole genome shotgun sequence includes these proteins:
- the LOC110139860 gene encoding germ cell-less protein-like 1, which produces MGLLNSRILQCREFSTEEPQQPEPQAGPSYVSGPEPQAGPSYVSGSRKRKRSTGPGLGPESERSHTFPDQEEDLQQVVCTSQGKKVKITSEHAYQTLFLNGEASDIKIRALGKVWCLHKMFLRQSNYFVTMFRDSWEECPEDIIDLEINDQNINVDSLDFVLGWLYRNEYVFIEPLQVLGVLATACLFQVEDLIQQCDTTMEETINVKTVCSFYGAAETYGLHSVKTGCFEWLLHNLMTHPSVELYKELSIDLMNMVISSPNLFVMQKEIDIYTTLKQWMFLRLNPGWKGTVRQLLLKANNWFSMHREQSASMSFLETEQGIAFQPVFKNLRFHHILCDLASTRAIEQDALIPSEWLSCVYKQQWFTLLRAQQYREIGPRDISVTELEEYSMRCGKKIVRDGKYSWKWSGYNFGVHLYVIYTNHYIIFKRSAFSKPHGGSICLQPQRNIAFRLTLVYFDSNGKLSFRKTTGYKILTFEKNEEIIVMKLNSIPLSFPLYIFCNFLFMSLENPGN; this is translated from the coding sequence ATGGGGCTCTTGAACAGTCGGATTCTGCAATGCAGGGAATTCAGCACAGAGGAACCGCAGCAGCCAGAACCCCAGGCAGGCCCCAGTTATGTGTCTGGGCCAGAACCCCAGGCAGGCCCCAGTTATGTGTCTGGAAGCCGCAAACGCAAACGGAGCACCGGTCCCGGCTTGGGCCCAGAGTCTGAGAGGAGCCACACATTTCCAGACCAGGAGGAGGATCTACAGCAAGTCGTCTGTACAAGCCAGGGTAAAAAAGTTAAGATCACATCTGAGCATGCTtaccaaactttatttttaaatggggaaGCCAGTGACATTAAAATCCGTGCTCTGGGGAAAGTATGGTGTTTACACAAAATGTTTTTACGTCAGTCGAACTACTTTGTTACAATGTTTAGAGATTCTTGGGAAGAATGTCCCGAAGATATTATTGACCTGGAGATTAATGACCAGAATATAAATGTAGACTCCTTGGATTTTGTATTAGGCTGGTTGTATAGGAATGAATATGTCTTTATTGAGCCCCTTCAAGTTCTAGGAGTTTTGGCAACTGCATGCCTGTTTCAAGTAGAGGACCTAATTCAGCAGTGTGATACGACCATGGAGGAAACAATTAATGTGAAAACTGTATGTAGCTTCTATGGGGCAGCAGAGACCTATGGGTTACATTCTGTAAAGACAGGGTGCTTTGAATGGCTTCTCCACAATCTGATGACTCATCCAAGTGTTGAACTTTACAAAGAACTCAGTATAGATCTTATGAATATGGTCATTTCTTCCCCTAATTTATTCGTAATGCAAAAGGAAATCGATATATATACTACACTTAAACAGTGGATGTTCCTCCGCCTTAACCCAGGTTGGAAAGGCACAGTGAGACAGCTTTTGCTTAAGGCAAACAACTGGTTTTCCATGCACAGGGAACAGAGTGCAAGCATGTCCTTTCTTGAAACTGAACAAGGCATAGCATTTCAAccagtatttaaaaatttgaggTTTCATCATATCCTCTGCGACCTGGCCTCCACAAGAGCTATTGAACAAGATGCTCTAATACCTTCAGAATGGTTATCGTGTGTTTATAAACAACAATGGTTTACCTTGCTTAGAGCACAACAATACAGGGAGATTGGTCCTAGAGACATCAGTGTAACCGAACTTGAAGAATATAGCATGAGATGTGGCAAAAAGATTGTCAGAGATGGAAAATACTCCTGGAAGTGGTCTGGTTACAACTTTGGTGTTCATTTGTATGTCATCTACACCAAccattatataattttcaaacgAAGTGCTTTCAGTAAGCCACATGGTGGCTCCATCTGTTTACAACCTCAAAGAAATATTGCATTCAGATTAACTTTGGTATATTTTGATTCTAATGGAAAACTGAGCTTCAGGAAAACAACTGGTTATAAAATCCTTACCTTTGAAAAGAACGAGGAAATAATTGTAATGAAACTGAATAGCATACCTTTGAGCTTCCCTTTATATATATTCTGCAATTTCCTGTTTATGTCATTAGAAAATCCAGGAAATTGA
- the LOC139033125 gene encoding germ cell-less protein-like 1, producing MGLLNSRILQCREFSTEEPQQPEPQAGPSYVSGPEPQAGPSYVSGSRKRKRSTGPGLGPESERSHTFLDQEEDLQQVVCTSQGKKVKITSEHAYQTLFLNGEASDIKIRALGKVWCLHKMFLRQSNYFVTMFRDSWEECPEDIIDLEINDQNINVDSLDFVLGWLYRNEYVFIEPLQVLGVLATACLFQVEDLIQQCDTTMEETINVKTVCSFYGAAETYGLHSVKTGCFEWLLHNLMTHPSVELYKELSIDLMNMVISSPNLFVMQKEIDIYTTLKQWMFLRLNPGWKGTVRQLLLKANNWFSMHREQSASMSFLETEQGIAFQPVFKNLRFHHILCDLASTRAIEQDALIPSEWLSCVYKQQWFTLLRAQQYREIGPRDISVTELEEYSMRCGKKIVRDGKYSWKWSGYNFGVHLYVIYTNHYIIFKRSAFSKPHGGSICLQPQRNIAFRLTLVYFDSNGKLSFRKTTGYKILTFEKNEEIIVMKLNSIPLSFPLYIFCNFLFMSLENPGN from the coding sequence ATGGGGCTCTTGAACAGTCGGATTCTGCAATGCAGGGAATTCAGCACAGAGGAACCGCAGCAGCCAGAACCCCAGGCAGGCCCCAGTTATGTGTCTGGGCCAGAACCCCAGGCAGGCCCCAGTTATGTGTCTGGAAGCCGCAAACGCAAACGGAGCACCGGTCCCGGCTTGGGCCCAGAGTCTGAGAGGAGCCACACATTTCTAGACCAGGAGGAGGATCTACAGCAAGTCGTCTGTACAAGCCAGGGTAAAAAAGTTAAGATCACATCTGAGCATGCTtaccaaactttatttttaaatggggaaGCCAGTGACATTAAAATCCGTGCTCTGGGGAAAGTATGGTGTTTACACAAAATGTTTTTACGTCAGTCGAACTACTTTGTTACAATGTTTAGAGATTCTTGGGAAGAATGTCCCGAAGATATTATTGACCTGGAGATTAATGACCAGAATATAAATGTAGACTCCTTGGATTTTGTATTAGGCTGGTTGTATAGGAATGAATATGTCTTTATTGAGCCCCTTCAAGTTCTAGGAGTTTTGGCAACTGCATGCCTGTTTCAAGTAGAGGACCTAATTCAGCAGTGTGATACGACCATGGAGGAAACAATTAATGTGAAAACTGTATGTAGCTTCTATGGGGCAGCAGAGACCTATGGGTTACATTCTGTAAAGACAGGGTGCTTTGAATGGCTTCTCCACAATCTGATGACTCATCCAAGTGTTGAACTTTACAAAGAACTCAGTATAGATCTTATGAATATGGTCATTTCTTCCCCTAATTTATTCGTAATGCAAAAGGAAATCGATATATATACTACACTTAAACAGTGGATGTTCCTCCGCCTTAACCCAGGTTGGAAAGGCACAGTGAGACAGCTTTTGCTTAAGGCAAACAACTGGTTTTCCATGCACAGGGAACAGAGTGCAAGCATGTCCTTTCTTGAAACTGAACAAGGCATAGCATTTCAAccagtatttaaaaatttgaggTTTCATCATATCCTCTGCGACCTGGCCTCCACAAGAGCTATTGAACAAGATGCTCTAATACCTTCAGAATGGTTATCGTGTGTTTATAAACAACAATGGTTTACCTTGCTTAGAGCACAACAATACAGGGAGATTGGTCCTAGAGACATCAGTGTAACCGAACTTGAAGAATATAGCATGAGATGTGGCAAAAAGATTGTCAGAGATGGAAAATACTCCTGGAAGTGGTCTGGTTACAACTTTGGTGTTCATTTGTATGTCATCTACACCAAccattatataattttcaaacgAAGTGCTTTCAGTAAGCCACATGGTGGCTCCATCTGTTTACAACCTCAAAGAAATATTGCATTCAGATTAACTTTGGTATATTTTGATTCTAATGGAAAACTGAGCTTCAGGAAAACAACTGGTTATAAAATCCTTACCTTTGAAAAGAACGAGGAAATAATTGTAATGAAACTGAATAGCATACCTTTGAGCTTCCCTTTATATATATTCTGCAATTTCCTGTTTATGTCATTAGAAAATCCAGGAAATTGA